The following is a genomic window from Parabacteroides johnsonii DSM 18315.
TTTTAAAGAAGCTTGAGAAAAAGTTTGGACAACTATACGAGCTGGAGTGTTTGCTATATATATGTGTCCAGGTTTAGTCTTGATTGATTTTAGATTTGAAACATTATCGGCATACCAACCTAATCTTTCCAATTCCTTTTTTAAATCTAGTTCAATTCCAGGATATAAATCCGGTTCTTTTGTTTCAGTGTATATACCAGGTCTATTTCCATTGTCGGCGGGGTCAGGTTCATATAAGGTGATGATGCGTCCATTGATTTTTTTATAAATTCGTTTTTGAAAAGTATCTCTTTGTATCCTATATCCTTCTGCTATCATAGTCAAGTCTTCTAGAGTGAGTATATCCAACTTGCTAAAAGAAGATCTGGCATTTGAAGGGTAGGTATAATTAAACCAAGATCCCATATCTAATTTAAATAGTTCTTCTAATGTTAAATCTGAAATGGCAACATTTTTACGTTCTGGATATTTTGAATCAATGTCACTAGTCCGTGTTAGCCGTAGATCATGAAAGAGAACCAAATATCCATCTTTTGTTCGTTGTAGATCACATTCTAAATACGTTGCACCCGCATTTCTGGCCCATCTCATGGCGGCTTCTGTTCCCTCAGGAGCCCAATAACAAGTTCCTCTATGGGCGATAATAGATGGTTGAGGAATATTCTTAAGTACATTTTTTTGTTCTTGAGTTAATTCATAGATGATAATCTCATCTTTTTGGGAACAAGAAAT
Proteins encoded in this region:
- a CDS encoding glycerophosphodiester phosphodiesterase, giving the protein MQKSFLPYVIFAICILFLISCSQKDEIIIYELTQEQKNVLKNIPQPSIIAHRGTCYWAPEGTEAAMRWARNAGATYLECDLQRTKDGYLVLFHDLRLTRTSDIDSKYPERKNVAISDLTLEELFKLDMGSWFNYTYPSNARSSFSKLDILTLEDLTMIAEGYRIQRDTFQKRIYKKINGRIITLYEPDPADNGNRPGIYTETKEPDLYPGIELDLKKELERLGWYADNVSNLKSIKTKPGHIYIANTPARIVVQTFSQASLKKLRQSFPRLIPMCYLIGIAAKDNVNKETYEKWINFAIEQGAVIIGPSIYEKDGLLGDLLKPWMYDLIKEKGLLIHAYTFKNREQIINYLDMADGFFTNEADDLLSFLLKLGKQPLNNSNDYIDGLHILDALGY